A window of the Helianthus annuus cultivar XRQ/B chromosome 4, HanXRQr2.0-SUNRISE, whole genome shotgun sequence genome harbors these coding sequences:
- the LOC110936450 gene encoding uncharacterized protein LOC110936450, protein MTIYESDLAERYEKPMVWIGEYIALASLCCILAMVADLLHGTRSRKLWFPCNYFTINAASLAVIAVAMKLPVDLSGSMPGTVDQVAKLGSVAFMCTMMANLLPCLATMDSKAMLANITALGVLAFTLVVNVCIQIQTGVVSRGHSPIIVVDPRDIQMVYFEIPGIVLEGGYPDPLEVLFGVSYPTIAAIYVTMLLVLLIIHVSSSLAILKSKQIIELKYQKAHEAASTYIQQLNGDMLTVEKLEPYVENYWIMAGSGSPQFIIACSATTTASGVICALTTILHIFTVGWSISEYTFNDCGSAYGKTTQQILIVQFIGVLLGTVAPLSRCFASLSFKVSIESIRNHIKVCKVESYWTQKLSDWKDSCIPFSFRSHKRMVVIKNMKSLILNFSIKLQKGVVVVCKVIALNPFFFMICVLYGLRCLKWLLQLVFCSSGNKTNESKGITYVLQLENEKELAESTLKGLSKSFKQLIRRSEKKQPKNLMNLVKTKTTKGFQGVRMFGNNDHHVQCSSSKVECRDCWSLAVVTLATIVLTLRMIKNMEVDSLLKSVREGLDYVTLVEKNLNATPEYVRIQKVAKRLWEEVDVYHIWLGIKLKDAASHVTTSACQEDATLQIVQFFSRKAKNKISEGVESKNGDAKFTSICANSMSRITETIIGDHNESQKKSFDELISSRIADILVACLTNLPQVIAMGCHTNVIEKREACVKAAAQLLGETKEIVETLQGRSMEVPSLKREDLPFIDKWHAEP, encoded by the coding sequence ATGACTATATACGAGTCAGATCTGGCGGAAAGGTACGAAAAACCTATGGTATGGATTGGGGAGTACATCGCTTTAGCATCTCTGTGTTGCATCCTTGCAATGGTGGCTGATTTATTACATGGTACAAGAAGCAGAAAGCTATGGTTTCCATGTAATTACTTTACTATTAATGCGGCTTCTCTCGCTGTGATAGCTGTAGCAATGAAGTTACCTGTGGATCTAAGTGGTTCCATGCCTGGTACTGTGGACCAAGTGGCAAAGCTTGGAAGTGTGGCGTTTATGTGCACCATGATGGCCAATTTATTACCTTGTTTAGCTACCATGGACAGCAAAGCTATGTTGGCAAACATCACAGCTTTGGGTGTTCTGGCGTTCACCTTGGTGGTGAATGTTTGCATTCAAATACAAACTGGTGTTGTATCTCGCGGCCATAGTCCGATCATAGTGGTGGACCCAAGAGATATTCAAATGGTCTATTTTGAGATTCCTGGAATAGTCTTAGAAGGAGGGTACCCTGACCCCTTAGAGGTCTTATTTGGTGTTTCGTATCCCACAATAGCCGCAATTTATGTGACTATGTTACTCGTTTTGTTAATAATCCATGTATCTTCATCTTTAGCGATTCTGAAATCCAAGCAGATTATAGAACTCAAATACCAAAAAGCTCATGAAGCTGCTTCAACATACATTCAACAGTTAAACGGTGACATGTTAACAGTTGAGAAGCTTGAACCATATGTAGAGAACTACTGGATCATGGCAGGAAGTGGCAGCCCCCAATTCATCATTGCTTGCTCGGCGACAACCACTGCCTCTGGGGTAATATGTGCTTTAACCACTATCTTGCACATCTTTACTGTTGGTTGGTCAATTTCAGAATATACGTTTAACGACTGTGGTTCAGCTTATGGCAAGACAACGCAGCAGATTCTCATTGTACAATTTATCGGAGTCCTACTTGGTACAGTTGCACCACTTTCTAGATGTTTTGCATCATTAAGCTTTAAGGTGTCCATCGAAAGCATTCGGAACCATATTAAGGTTTGTAAAGTAGAAAGCTATTGGACTCAGAAGTTATCTGATTGGAAAGATAGTTGCATTCCATTTTCATTTCGTAGCCACAAACGCATGGTGGTCATTAAGAATATGAAAAGCCTAATTCTGAATTTTTCTATAAAACTTCAGAAAGGAGTTGTGGTAGTATGCAAGGTAATTGCGCTGAACCCGTTTTTCTTTATGATATGTGTCTTGTATGGTCTGCGATGTTTGAAGTGGTTATTACAACTCGTCTTTTGTTCATCGGGCAACAAAACAAACGAATCGAAAGGAATCACCTATGTTTTGCAACTTGAAAACGAAAAGGAGCTTGCTGAGAGCACACTGAAAGGTCTTTCTAAATCTTTTAAGCAATTGATCCGGAGGAGTGAAAAGAAACAACCCAAAAATCTGATGAATCTTGTTAAGACCAAAACGACGAAAGGTTTTCAAGGAGTTAGAATGTTCGGCAACAACGATCATCATGTTCAATGTTCATCATCAAAAGTAGAATGTCGTGATTGCTGGAGCTTAGCGGTTGTAACCTTAGCAACCATTGTGCTTACTCTTCGCATGATAAAAAACATGGAAGTTGATAGCTTGTTGAAAAGTGTGAGGGAAGGTCTTGACTATGTGACACTTGTGGAGAAAAACCTCAATGCTACACCTGAATATGTAAGAATTCAAAAGGTGGCTAAAAGGTTGTGGGAAGAAGTTGATGTCTACCACATATGGTTGGGAATCAAGTTGAAAGATGCTGCTTCTCACGTAACTACAAGTGCTTGTCAAGAGGACGCAACATTGCAAATTGTTCAGTTTTTCTCAAGAAAAGCCAAAAACAAGATTAGCGAAGGTGTGGAAAGTAAGAACGGTGATGCTAAGTTCACGTCTATTTGTGCCAACTCAATGTCTCGTATCACTGAAACAATCATCGGCGATCACAATGAAAGCCAAAAGAAATCATTTGATGAATTGATATCATCGCGGATTGCTGATATACTGGTTGCATGTCTCACCAACTTACCCCAAGTCATAGCAATGGGATGCCACACAAATGTCATAGAGAAAAGGGAGGCATGTGTCAAAGCTGCAGCCCAACTTCTAGGTGAGACTAAGGAGATTGTCGAAACCCTTCAAGGCCGATCTATGGAAGTTCCAAGTCTAAAACGAGAAGACTTGCCATTTATTGACAAATGGCATGCAGAACCCTAA